A stretch of the Candidatus Poribacteria bacterium genome encodes the following:
- a CDS encoding ABC transporter permease subunit — protein sequence MFLVLLKREILAHLITFRFAITVIVCLLLVVITTLIRIDDYEQRLAGYNTARDTNRDELLSTRTYSFLMPKVDRPPNPLSIFNAGMDNRLGNTLRIYYTNVPVLWDAQVHSSGNIFIDHFYRIDLVFIFQFVLSLLALLFAYDAIAGERESGTMRVTMSHPVRRGNILAAKYLGAMTCLILPLIMSFIIALIWPVDSRIYSSEKAIRQILQTVEDEGRKYLINDGIEGESDHFNVQGNRNGLHVGLSNGSTATHIKFRAYDWRSIDPESEKRIPDVIRYHQFLTPLKFQAAEKIGLERLPALEQTRFRRAKIARNLLRISPAAMYNLATQAWTGTDLYGVEDFFEAARQYRRTLVNYFYDEGAFSSRQWFASDKGAINLDDLPRFAYQRADLWTNALRALPDLQILLLLNVALFLATFAIFVRQEI from the coding sequence ATGTTTTTAGTGCTACTGAAGCGTGAGATTCTCGCGCATCTAATCACATTTCGTTTTGCAATTACGGTGATCGTCTGTCTGCTGCTCGTTGTCATAACCACGCTCATCAGAATTGACGATTACGAGCAACGGTTGGCGGGTTACAATACCGCCAGAGACACCAACCGCGATGAACTGCTGTCCACCCGAACCTATTCCTTTTTGATGCCGAAGGTCGATCGACCGCCCAATCCGCTGAGCATCTTTAACGCTGGTATGGACAATCGGCTTGGTAATACATTGCGGATCTATTACACGAATGTCCCTGTTCTCTGGGATGCGCAAGTCCACAGTTCAGGCAATATCTTCATAGATCATTTCTATCGAATTGACCTCGTCTTCATTTTTCAGTTTGTGCTTTCATTACTCGCGCTGCTGTTCGCCTATGATGCGATTGCAGGCGAACGTGAAAGCGGCACAATGCGCGTGACAATGAGTCATCCCGTGAGACGTGGAAACATCTTAGCGGCGAAGTACCTCGGTGCGATGACATGTCTAATCCTGCCGCTTATTATGAGTTTTATCATCGCTTTGATCTGGCCGGTAGACAGCAGGATATATTCCAGTGAGAAGGCAATTCGGCAAATCCTACAGACAGTCGAGGACGAGGGGCGGAAATACCTCATAAACGATGGCATTGAGGGAGAGAGTGATCACTTTAACGTGCAAGGGAACCGCAACGGTTTACATGTTGGTCTAAGTAACGGAAGCACAGCGACGCACATAAAATTCAGAGCTTATGATTGGCGTTCCATTGACCCAGAATCTGAGAAACGCATTCCTGATGTTATCCGCTACCATCAATTCTTGACACCGTTAAAGTTTCAGGCAGCGGAAAAAATAGGGCTGGAGCGTCTGCCAGCATTAGAGCAAACTCGGTTTCGGAGAGCCAAAATCGCTCGAAACCTGCTTAGGATTTCACCGGCAGCGATGTATAATCTCGCGACACAAGCATGGACAGGGACTGATCTCTATGGGGTCGAGGATTTTTTTGAGGCAGCACGCCAATACCGACGGACGCTGGTTAATTATTTTTACGACGAAGGTGCCTTTTCAAGCAGGCAGTGGTTTGCAAGTGATAAGGGCGCAATCAATTTAGATGATCTGCCAAGATTTGCGTACCAGCGTGCTGATCTCTGGACAAACGCTTTACGGGCACTCCCCGACCTGCAGATACTACTGCTGCTCAACGTTGCGTTATTTCTCGCAACCTTCG